A region from the Haloarcula limicola genome encodes:
- a CDS encoding sodium-dependent transporter, whose amino-acid sequence MSERETWTTRVGFLLAAIGSAVGLGNLWQFPFKTATNGGAAFVAFYLVAVLVVGFPAMLAEFVLGRRTNVNAVDAFEEMGHRNWRLVGGFAVFTGFWILSYYNVVGGWVLRYILGSVRGAYFGDPAGYFGAVSSGPEAVLAQAIFLGIVVGIVAFGIEDGIEKATKVMVPSIVVLMIALAAWVATLPGAGEGYAFFLSPDLGTMVANAGSIIPFAVGQAFFTLSLGMAIMITYSSYVGEDDNLIFDGGVIVVSNTLVGILAGIVVFPILLTIGAEITTQTGGAGALFVATAAGFGTLPYSRVFGVVFFGVVLIAALSSAISLLEVTVAYANDNYGVPRPYLAGAAGLGLFVLGLPSAWDTAWLTWFDNFAYQLFLPLSGLLLTVFVGWIVGRDAVDELRRGADGLGSFSDVWLWTLRLVVLVALLGTLALGVQTMFLGSDAAFFAPF is encoded by the coding sequence ATGTCAGAACGAGAGACGTGGACGACGCGTGTCGGATTCCTCCTCGCGGCCATCGGGAGCGCAGTCGGTCTCGGGAACCTCTGGCAGTTCCCGTTCAAGACCGCCACCAACGGCGGCGCGGCGTTCGTCGCGTTCTACCTCGTCGCCGTCCTCGTCGTCGGATTCCCGGCGATGCTGGCGGAGTTCGTCCTCGGCAGGCGGACGAACGTCAACGCCGTCGACGCCTTCGAGGAGATGGGCCACCGCAACTGGCGTCTCGTCGGCGGCTTCGCCGTCTTCACCGGGTTCTGGATCCTCTCGTACTACAACGTCGTCGGCGGGTGGGTCCTCCGGTACATCCTCGGGAGCGTCCGCGGCGCGTACTTCGGCGACCCCGCCGGCTACTTCGGGGCCGTCTCCTCGGGTCCCGAGGCGGTGCTGGCACAGGCGATCTTCCTCGGCATCGTCGTCGGCATCGTCGCCTTCGGCATCGAGGACGGCATCGAGAAGGCGACGAAGGTGATGGTCCCGAGCATCGTCGTCCTCATGATCGCGCTGGCGGCGTGGGTGGCGACGCTTCCGGGCGCCGGCGAGGGCTACGCCTTCTTCCTCTCGCCGGACCTCGGGACGATGGTGGCGAACGCCGGGTCCATCATCCCCTTCGCCGTCGGACAGGCCTTCTTCACGCTCTCGCTGGGGATGGCCATCATGATAACGTACTCCTCGTACGTCGGCGAGGACGACAACCTGATCTTCGACGGCGGCGTCATCGTCGTCTCGAACACGCTCGTCGGTATCCTCGCCGGTATCGTGGTCTTCCCCATTCTGCTCACCATCGGCGCGGAGATCACCACCCAGACCGGCGGCGCGGGCGCGCTGTTCGTCGCGACGGCCGCCGGGTTCGGCACGCTCCCGTACAGCCGCGTCTTCGGCGTCGTCTTCTTCGGCGTCGTCCTCATCGCGGCGCTGTCCTCGGCCATCAGTCTGCTGGAGGTGACCGTCGCCTACGCGAACGACAACTACGGCGTTCCGCGACCGTACCTCGCCGGGGCCGCCGGCCTCGGCCTGTTCGTGCTCGGGCTGCCCTCCGCGTGGGACACGGCGTGGCTGACGTGGTTCGACAACTTCGCCTACCAGCTGTTCCTCCCCCTCTCGGGACTGCTATTGACCGTGTTCGTCGGCTGGATCGTCGGCCGCGACGCCGTCGACGAACTCCGGCGCGGCGCGGACGGCCTCGGCTCGTTCAGCGACGTCTGGCTCTGGACGCTCCGACTCGTCGTGCTCGTCGCGCTCCTCGGGACGCTCGCCCTCGGCGTCCAGACGATGTTCCTCGGTTCCGACGCCGCGTTCTTCGCACCGTTCTGA